In Candidatus Binatia bacterium, one DNA window encodes the following:
- a CDS encoding class I SAM-dependent methyltransferase, with protein MGDFYQSHPYPPPIDDLESYRRRWDDQRRLAELYLFWPAEPYREDRSILVAGCGTTQAAHYAARWPNTRVVGIDLSETSIAFERELKRKHRLDNLELYELAVERVGELGESFEHVVCTGVLHHLPDPDAGLRALRDALAPKSAMHLMVYAPYGRGGVYMLQEYCRRLGIGTTDAEIDDLAASLKALPADHPIAPLLRHAPDFATKAGLADALLHPLDRAFSVPQLIEFLDRAHLAFGRWIRQAPYLPWCGAIASSPHHAKLVALKVEEQYAALELFRGTILRHSVVAYRRDALPLAVVDFRGDEWLDYIPIRLPDTVAVRDRLPPGAAAVLINRNHTFTDLYLPIDARQERLLEAIDGKRRVRDIGRAMADRDLARAFFEQLWRWDQVIFSTASVRDHESGK; from the coding sequence GTGGGTGACTTTTACCAAAGTCACCCTTACCCGCCGCCAATCGACGATCTCGAGAGTTACCGCCGGCGCTGGGACGACCAGCGCCGGCTGGCAGAGTTGTATCTCTTCTGGCCGGCCGAGCCGTACCGCGAGGATCGCAGCATACTCGTCGCGGGCTGCGGCACTACGCAGGCGGCACATTACGCGGCGCGCTGGCCGAACACGCGCGTGGTCGGAATCGATCTCAGCGAAACGAGCATCGCGTTCGAGCGCGAGCTGAAGCGAAAACACAGGCTCGACAATCTCGAGCTCTACGAGCTCGCGGTCGAGCGAGTCGGTGAGCTCGGCGAGAGCTTCGAGCATGTCGTCTGCACCGGCGTGTTGCACCACTTGCCCGATCCGGACGCAGGCCTGCGCGCGTTACGCGACGCGCTCGCCCCAAAAAGCGCGATGCATCTGATGGTTTACGCGCCCTACGGCCGCGGCGGCGTCTACATGCTACAGGAGTACTGCCGGCGCCTCGGCATAGGCACGACCGACGCCGAGATCGACGACCTTGCGGCAAGCCTGAAGGCGCTGCCCGCCGACCATCCGATCGCACCGCTGTTGCGACACGCCCCGGACTTCGCCACGAAGGCCGGACTCGCCGACGCGCTGCTTCACCCGCTAGACCGCGCGTTTTCGGTGCCGCAGCTGATCGAGTTCCTCGATCGTGCCCACCTTGCGTTCGGGCGCTGGATTCGCCAGGCGCCCTACCTGCCCTGGTGCGGGGCGATCGCGTCGTCGCCCCATCACGCAAAGCTCGTCGCCCTAAAGGTAGAGGAACAATACGCGGCGCTCGAGCTCTTTCGTGGAACGATCCTCCGCCACAGCGTCGTCGCGTACCGGCGAGATGCGCTGCCCCTTGCGGTCGTCGACTTCCGCGGCGACGAATGGCTCGACTACATTCCCATCCGGCTTCCGGACACCGTCGCGGTGCGCGACCGGCTGCCGCCCGGCGCCGCAGCGGTGCTGATCAATCGCAACCACACGTTCACCGACCTCTATCTCCCCATCGACGCGCGGCAAGAACGTCTGCTCGAGGCGATCGACGGCAAGCGCCGCGTTCGCGACATAGGGCGCGCGATGGCCGACCGCGATCTCGCGCGAGCGTTCTTCGAGCAGCTCTGGCGCTGGGATCAGGTCATCTTCTCAACGGCCAGTGTCCGCGATCACGAGTCGGGCAAGTAA
- a CDS encoding sigma-70 family RNA polymerase sigma factor has translation MEDASRLIERVRARDADAFEALYDEYYRLVYGLALRVLADASAAEDVTQAVFLKIWDSPALFRGGNFGAWIARVTRNRALDVVRSRRVRDEGQFPDSLPLDDNPEDTAIAHLDGARVRDALAQLPPEQREPIELGFFGGVTHQEIARRIGLPLGTVKTRIRTGLRRLRNVLEGAITV, from the coding sequence GTGGAAGACGCGAGCCGGCTGATAGAGCGCGTGCGCGCCCGTGATGCCGACGCCTTCGAGGCGCTCTACGACGAGTACTATCGGCTCGTCTACGGGCTTGCTCTGCGCGTCCTTGCCGATGCGAGCGCGGCGGAGGACGTCACTCAGGCCGTGTTCCTGAAGATCTGGGACAGCCCGGCGCTCTTCCGAGGCGGGAACTTCGGTGCCTGGATCGCACGCGTCACACGCAATCGCGCACTCGACGTCGTCCGCTCACGCAGGGTTCGAGACGAGGGGCAGTTCCCCGACTCGCTGCCGCTGGACGACAATCCCGAAGACACTGCGATAGCCCATCTGGACGGCGCTCGCGTGCGCGATGCCCTGGCGCAGCTGCCGCCCGAGCAACGTGAACCGATCGAGCTCGGCTTCTTCGGCGGTGTCACGCATCAGGAGATCGCGCGTCGGATCGGGCTGCCGCTGGGAACCGTGAAGACGCGAATTCGCACCGGACTGCGGCGACTGCGTAACGTCTTGGAAGGAGCGATCACGGTATGA
- a CDS encoding arylsulfatase: MPAKKPNILILWGDDIGIWNISKFSNGMMGYRTPNIDRVANEGGLFTDYYSQQSCTAGRACFIAGQNPIRTGLTKVGMPGATVGLQPEDPTIAEMLKPLGYATGQFGKNHLGDRNEFLPTVHGFDEFFGNLYHLNAEEEPELPDYPKDPKFKAMFGPRGVLDCKATDKDDPTVDPRWGRVGKQTVVDTGPLTKKRMETIDEEITARALAWIEKQAKANQPFFCWYNSTAMHFRTHVAAKNLGKSGQDPYSDRMVVHDEQIGMMLDKLDELGIADNTIVMYSTDNGPQNDTWPDGANTPFRMMKDTNWEGGWRVPSFIRWPGTIKPGSVYNGIVSHIDMFPTLLAAAGNPDVTKQLLDGCTVGGKKFNVHLDGYNMIPYFSGQTKDSPRNAIVYFSDDGDVIAVRVGDYKFQLALQRAVSTEAWAEPFVKLRLPHIMNLRRDPFERADWNSNVYWDWAVNHVPQMYEMQAVIAGQIEDFAKFPPRQKPASFNLDAVLEQAKAAHG, translated from the coding sequence ATGCCTGCAAAAAAGCCCAATATCCTGATACTCTGGGGCGACGACATCGGCATCTGGAACATCAGCAAATTTAGCAACGGCATGATGGGATACCGGACCCCCAACATCGACCGCGTCGCCAACGAGGGCGGCCTCTTCACCGATTACTACTCGCAGCAGAGCTGCACGGCAGGCCGGGCCTGCTTCATCGCCGGCCAAAACCCGATCCGCACCGGCCTCACGAAGGTTGGCATGCCCGGCGCCACGGTTGGCCTACAGCCGGAAGACCCGACGATCGCCGAGATGCTCAAGCCACTCGGCTACGCCACGGGCCAGTTCGGCAAGAACCATCTGGGCGATCGCAACGAGTTTCTGCCGACGGTACACGGCTTCGACGAGTTCTTCGGCAACCTGTACCACCTCAATGCCGAGGAAGAACCCGAACTCCCCGACTATCCGAAGGATCCGAAGTTCAAGGCCATGTTCGGGCCGCGGGGCGTGCTGGATTGCAAGGCGACCGACAAAGACGACCCGACCGTCGATCCGCGCTGGGGACGTGTGGGAAAACAGACGGTCGTCGACACCGGACCTCTCACGAAGAAGCGCATGGAAACGATCGACGAGGAGATCACCGCAAGGGCTCTAGCATGGATTGAAAAACAAGCGAAGGCGAACCAACCCTTCTTCTGCTGGTACAACTCGACCGCCATGCATTTCCGGACGCACGTCGCGGCAAAGAATCTCGGCAAGAGTGGCCAGGACCCGTACAGCGATCGCATGGTCGTGCATGACGAGCAGATCGGTATGATGCTCGACAAGCTCGACGAGCTGGGCATCGCCGACAACACGATCGTGATGTACTCGACCGACAACGGTCCACAGAACGACACCTGGCCCGACGGCGCGAACACCCCGTTCCGGATGATGAAGGATACGAACTGGGAGGGCGGCTGGCGCGTACCGAGCTTCATCCGGTGGCCGGGCACCATCAAGCCCGGGTCGGTGTACAATGGGATCGTCTCGCACATCGACATGTTCCCGACGCTGTTGGCGGCCGCGGGCAATCCTGACGTCACCAAGCAACTGCTCGACGGCTGCACCGTCGGCGGCAAGAAGTTCAATGTCCATCTCGATGGTTACAACATGATCCCGTACTTCTCGGGGCAGACCAAGGATAGTCCGAGAAACGCCATCGTATACTTCAGCGACGATGGCGATGTCATCGCAGTGCGGGTCGGCGACTATAAGTTCCAGCTGGCCCTCCAGCGCGCGGTGTCGACGGAGGCGTGGGCCGAGCCCTTTGTGAAGCTGCGACTGCCGCACATCATGAACTTGCGGCGGGATCCCTTCGAGCGCGCCGACTGGAACTCGAATGTTTACTGGGATTGGGCCGTAAACCACGTTCCGCAGATGTACGAGATGCAGGCAGTTATTGCCGGGCAGATCGAGGACTTCGCCAAGTTCCCGCCGCGGCAAAAACCCGCATCGTTCAACTTGGATGCCGTACTGGAGCAGGCGAAAGCAGCACACGGCTAA
- a CDS encoding anti-sigma factor, whose amino-acid sequence MRSHDEMLDAVAVYALGALPPREASEVMAHLRDCAECRAEYRLLQPAVTAVAYSAETCADASSGADVASPLLKARIMKQVRGEVRRPRPIRPWPAYAAAAACLALAIVAGLFDLSLSDRLKQERAQVVEQNQTIADFMAPDSQRHPFAHGEVLMHGARLYIAMHDMPMPPSGKVYQAWTLTKGAKTVAPSKTFMPATTGMTVVRLPESATTLAAVAVSIEPEGGSQQPTSKPIAMISLQ is encoded by the coding sequence ATGAGGTCGCACGACGAGATGCTCGACGCGGTGGCCGTCTACGCGCTCGGCGCGCTTCCGCCGCGCGAGGCCTCCGAGGTGATGGCGCATTTGCGCGATTGCGCGGAGTGTCGCGCCGAATACCGGTTGTTGCAGCCGGCAGTGACGGCCGTCGCGTACTCCGCCGAGACGTGTGCGGACGCGTCATCCGGCGCCGACGTCGCAAGCCCGCTGCTCAAGGCGCGCATTATGAAACAGGTGCGCGGCGAGGTGCGGCGTCCTCGGCCGATCCGTCCGTGGCCCGCGTACGCCGCGGCGGCGGCATGCCTTGCGCTCGCAATCGTCGCCGGCCTCTTCGATCTCTCGCTAAGCGATCGGCTCAAACAAGAGCGCGCACAGGTCGTCGAGCAAAACCAGACGATCGCCGATTTCATGGCGCCCGATTCTCAGCGGCATCCGTTCGCGCACGGCGAGGTGCTGATGCACGGAGCGCGGCTCTACATCGCCATGCACGACATGCCGATGCCGCCGAGCGGCAAGGTCTACCAGGCCTGGACGCTGACGAAGGGCGCGAAGACCGTCGCGCCCTCGAAGACGTTCATGCCCGCGACGACGGGCATGACGGTCGTGCGGCTCCCCGAGTCGGCCACGACGTTGGCCGCCGTCGCGGTCAGCATCGAGCCCGAGGGCGGCTCGCAACAGCCTACAAGCAAGCCGATCGCCATGATCAGCCTCCAGTAG
- a CDS encoding divalent metal cation transporter: MSNRRFVRGVGPGLVSGASANDPTTVGSIAAVGAATGYGMAWLVVVLLPMLALVQAIAASVATMSQMSLQQAILRTFGRGPAIIGAVAIVAVSLFTLVADVQAGAQALKLLSGVPFYYFVIPLAAVAYWLLATKSYLRIERILASLTLIFLCYVASAILARPDWGLVLRSICVPHFDLSPVFATGAIALLGTTLTSYVYFWESIEVAERRPAPSQLRAVNTDAVAGMLVAGSSFLFILIATAATSGAHRVPIQTAAEAATALRPLAGPLDQTLFGVGLLASAAIAIPVIAATNGYVVAQTFGWPAGLAQKPAEAKGFYRVIFGSLAIAAVFALLPIPTISLLYWVSVIAGLATPITLAFTMLVARDRNLMHGKPIGIALAGAGWLVTAVVTASALAFIVSFSLR, from the coding sequence ATGTCGAATCGGCGGTTCGTTCGCGGCGTAGGCCCTGGGCTCGTCTCGGGGGCCTCCGCGAACGATCCCACGACGGTCGGCTCGATCGCCGCGGTCGGCGCCGCGACGGGCTACGGAATGGCTTGGCTGGTCGTTGTGCTGCTGCCGATGCTGGCGCTCGTCCAGGCGATCGCGGCCTCAGTTGCGACGATGTCGCAAATGAGCCTGCAGCAGGCCATATTACGGACCTTCGGCCGCGGGCCGGCGATCATCGGAGCCGTTGCGATCGTCGCCGTCAGCCTGTTTACGCTGGTTGCCGACGTTCAGGCCGGAGCGCAAGCACTAAAGCTGCTGTCGGGCGTGCCGTTTTACTACTTCGTCATCCCGCTCGCGGCCGTCGCGTACTGGCTGCTCGCGACGAAATCGTACCTGCGGATCGAGCGAATTTTGGCGTCGCTAACGCTGATCTTTCTGTGCTACGTCGCGAGCGCGATCCTGGCGCGACCCGATTGGGGACTCGTGCTTCGCAGCATCTGCGTGCCCCACTTCGATCTCTCGCCCGTTTTCGCCACCGGGGCGATCGCGCTGCTCGGTACTACCCTGACGAGCTACGTGTACTTCTGGGAATCGATCGAGGTCGCCGAGCGGCGACCGGCGCCGTCGCAGCTGCGCGCCGTCAACACCGATGCGGTCGCGGGAATGCTCGTGGCGGGCTCCAGCTTTCTGTTCATCCTAATCGCAACGGCCGCGACTTCGGGCGCGCATCGCGTGCCGATTCAGACGGCCGCCGAAGCCGCGACGGCGTTGCGGCCGCTCGCGGGGCCGCTCGATCAGACGCTGTTCGGCGTCGGGCTCCTCGCATCGGCGGCGATCGCAATTCCGGTCATCGCCGCCACCAACGGCTACGTGGTCGCGCAGACGTTCGGCTGGCCCGCGGGATTGGCGCAGAAGCCGGCCGAGGCCAAAGGTTTTTATCGTGTCATCTTTGGGTCGCTCGCGATCGCCGCCGTTTTCGCCCTGTTGCCGATACCGACGATTTCGCTCCTCTACTGGGTTTCCGTCATCGCGGGGTTAGCGACGCCGATCACGTTGGCGTTTACTATGCTGGTCGCGAGGGATAGAAATCTAATGCACGGAAAGCCGATCGGAATAGCCCTGGCGGGTGCCGGCTGGCTCGTAACGGCGGTCGTCACAGCGTCGGCGCTCGCCTTTATCGTCTCTTTTTCTTTGCGCTAA